Genomic segment of Paenibacillaceae bacterium GAS479:
TGGTTCCGCGACCAAGGCGGCTTCGAGATCAATACTCGAATCAAAAGCGTCCTGCACGGTATGGGCTTCGGTGAGACGGATCCCAATACCTCGGTCAGCACGCTGAGCGGCGGCCAAAAAACCCGATTGGCACTGGCTCGTATCCTGCTTCAAGCACCCGATTTGCTCATGCTTGATGAGCCGACCAACCATCTGGACATCGCCACGCTGACTTGGCTGGAGGATTATCTCCGCAGCTACTCCGGCGCGATTTTGGTCGTTTCCCATGACCGTTATTTTTTGGATGCGACCGTTGGCACGATCATCGAGATCGAACGTCATCAGGCAAAGCGATATGCCGGCAATTACAGTCGGTTCGTGGAGCTGAAGGAAGCCGAGTTCGAGTCCGCGATGAAACAATTCGAAAAGCAGCAGGACGAAATTACCCGTATGGAGGAGTTCGTCCGCCGCAACATCGTTCGCGCCTCGACGACGAAGCGTGCGCAGAGCCGTCGCAAAGCGCTTGACCGGATGGATCGAATGGATCGTCCGCAAGGGGATCTAAAACGGGCTCATTTTCGCTTTGAGATTGAGCGTACGACCGGCCGCGATGTGCTGGATGTAAGCAATCTGTCCGTCGGTTACAGCGACAATCCAGAGCCAGTTTTCAGAGAAACAGCGCTGCGACTGGAGCGAGGTGATACGGCTGCACTTATCGGGCCGAACGGAATTGGCAAATCTACGTTGCTCAAGGCGCTGATCGGCAAGCAAGAGACTCTTTCCGGCACGATTCGCTGGGGAACGCATGTCAAGCTTGGTTATTACGATCAAGAGCAGAGCGAGCTGACTGGCAACAATACGGTGCTGGAGGAAGTTTGGGGAGCTTTTCCGGGAGTGGAGGAAGCTCGTATCCGTACCGTGCTTGGCAATTTCCTATTCAGTGGAGATGACGTCAAGAAGCGCGTCAGTTCGCTAAGCGGCGGCGAAAAAGCCCGGGTTGCCCTGGCCAAGCTCATGCTGCTGCAAGCCAATGTCCTGATTCTCGACGAGCCTACCAACCATCTGGATTTGTACAGCAAAGAAGTGCTGGAGTCGGCGCTGCTGGATTACGAAGGCACACTGTTGTTCATCTCTCATGACCGTTACTTCCTTAACAAGATCGCCGAGCGGATGATCGAGTTGACGCCAGTGGGCACGGTCGATTATTTGGGTAACTACGATGATATGATCGAGAAAAAGAAAGAGCTCGAGGAGTTGCGCCTCGAGGCTCGCGAAGCGTCGCGCGGCGCAACGGCGGCCAAGCCAGGTGCTGGCCCGTCAGGTTCAGCACTTTCATCCGACCGACAAGCTGCTGCCGACAAGCCAACAGGAGGAGCAAGCTCCTATGAGGCCGATAAGCAAGCCAGGCGGGATGAACGCGCGCGCCAGCGCCGAGTAGAACAGCTGGAGTCGGATATTGCCCGGCTGGAAGCTCAGGCGAGCGAGCTGGAGCTGCGGCTTGCCGATCCAGAAGTGTATCAGGATTACGTCCAGGTACAGACCGTGCAAGAGGAGCTCACAGCGGTGAAGGGCCAGCTTGAAGCTGTTTATTCGGAGTGGGAAGGGCTGCTGGGCTGACCGCGCACGAGGCCAATTCTCAAGTCCACGAATACGTCAGTTTAAGAGGGCGTCCTACTTATCATCAATAATGATGACGAGTAGGACGCCCTTTCTGCGTTACTTTTTTGTTCAAATGCTTTTTTATTGAACATCCGTGCAGGAGATAACTTGACATATACCATAAAATTAAGCTATACTATTCGTTATTGATTAACCCACCTATTCCCCTTCTTTAGGAACCGAGCTTTTCCCCCCGGTTCCGCCGTTACTTGATTCCAATTGATTAGCCTGGAGAGATTCTGATTCACACTGGCGCGGTCTTCGGAGCCGTAAGGACGGAAGAGAGGTAGGGCTTCCGTTGTTTTAGAATGCCGTCTTGCCGCGCTGGATGCGCAAGAGCAAGACACATGCAGGGCAACACCCAGCAGGACATGTTAAGTCTGTAGGTTATGGAAAAGAAGCAGGAATATCCTGCTTGACGATAGCGACCTGAACTCGCCGTCCAATCAAGCAAGGGTCAATCATATAAGGCTGATCTCCCGCCAAACTCTAAAGCGCGTCAACTGCGCTCAACCTCAAAGCTTAGAGCAAGAGCAAACCAGCCTCATCTCAGAGACATCGCATGTTAGCGAAGTCAAACACACAAAAGAAGGCCTTCCGTCGCAGCTGTTAACAGCCGACAGAGGGCCTTCGTCCATTTTATACTCCTTTAGTTTTCCACAGGGTTATCAACAAGCGGTGCATAATTTTCAGTTTTTTCAAAAGATTAACGATATTAAACGACCTTGTAAGAGCAACCTTTTCAGCTTCTGAAACTGGGAACGAATGTTATCCCTGGATGTTATCCACATTATCCACAGATTTTTTATTCGATTTATGCACACGACTGCTTAAAATCGCCGCATTACATGCGGCTACATAAGCCTCCGCGGCGGCGAATACAATATCGGCGTGAACAGACGTTCCACGATAACGTTCACCGTTCATTAATACCGATACAACCGCCTCGCCATGTGCATCCTCACCAGTGGACAACGAGTGCAGTTCCAGGTCCTCAAGCTCCGAAGCATCCGGAATTCCTTGGCGGATACAGCTGATGACTGCTTCGAGCGGACCTGCACCTGCCGCTGCATAAACCGCCTCCCTGCCGGACCAATCGCGCAGCGTCACCGTTGCCGAGCGCACGCTGCGGCTGCCCGACATCACCTGCAGATCCGTCAGCACATAAGGATCGGGCTGGGTTTCCGTCTGCTCACCGGCGATGCGGATCAATTGCTCGTCAGTTACCATTTTCTGCGAATCGGCCTTGACCTTGAATGCTGCATACACCGCGTCCAGTTGCTCCCCTTCCAGCTCGATTCCGAACTCCGCCAAACGATGCTTGATGGCATGACGACCAGAATGCTTGCCAAGTACGATCATGCTGCGGGGAATGCCCATCGCTTCAGGGTCCATAATTTCATATGTGCTGCGGTTTTTGAGCAACCCATCCTGATGAATGCCAGACTCATGCTGGAACGCATTACGGCCGACAATCGGCTTGTTGAACGCGACGGGAAAATGCATCATACGGCTGACCAATCGGGATGTCTCGAAAATTTCCGACTGATTGATGTTCGTTTTTACACCGATGGCCGAGGCGCGAGTATCCAAAATCATCACCAACTCCTCAAGCGAGCAGTTGCCGGCCCTCTCTCCAATGCCATTGACCGTGACCTCAACTTGCGATGCACCGGCGCGAACCGCCGCCAAACTGTTCGCTGCAGCCAAGCCAAGATCGTCATGGCAGTGGGCGCTGTAGCGGACCGTGTCTCCGCCTCGCGCCCCACGACGCACCGAAGTAAACATATGCGAAATTTCCTCAGGCAGCGCATAACCGAGAGTATCCGGCAAATTGATGATTGTCGCCCCCTCAGCAATCGCCACCTCAGTCAGCTCTGTCAGAAAATCCAGATCAGAACGGGTTGCATCCATCGCCGAGAACTCGATTTCTTGCACAAACTGTTTACCGTAAGCAAGAACTTCACGGGTACGTGCGATGACCTCAGCTCGGCTCATACGGAGCTGATACTGCAGATGAATATCCGAGGAGCTGATAAAAATATGCAATCGGCGCCGCGCCGCATCTTGTGTAGCTTTTACAGCCGCGTCAATGTCGCCTTTCACCGCGCGGGCGAAGCCGACGATTTCTACCCCCTGCAGCTCGCGGGAGATCTGCTCGATTGCGGCGAACTCGCCTGGGCTCGATACCGCAAAGCCCGGTTCAATGACATCGATGCCCAGCCGGGCCAGCTGCCTGGCGATGATGATTTTGCGCTCTGGCGCGATGGCCGCTCCAGGAGACTGCTCTCCGTCACGCAGCGTCGTGTCGAAAATCTGAATTGTCCGCGGCTTCGTTTCGATCGACCCAACCGGGCTGGACTGAAAACTGCCTAATGTTTGTGATTCGCTGACGGAATGCGCCTCGTTGGATGTATATTGCTGCGGCTGATTCGATTGAGTCATCATAGTTTCCTCCAAATGGATTAGTTGTTAACGTGATTTCAATTGGTTTCGATTGACTTTAACGGCCAAACAAAAAGCCTGCCGTCTGCTCACAAAGGAATTGGAATTCTCCTCTGCAAGAGACGACAGGCTTGCGCTTGCCGCGGTACCACTCTTGTTGCCCAATAGCCGTACCGATTCCAGCAAACGGTTGATCAGCCGCTGCCAGACTCCGTGCGACGCCGGACCCGCTTTATCTCCCTGCCTCTGCGTCTGAATGAGGGCAAAATACAGGTAGAAATCCCGATGACGGCGGACAACCGTAGCGGAGTACTTGCAGGACGACACCTGCTTTCCCCCACTCCGCTCCCAGGCGAGTTCGAGTTCGTCCTTGACTGCGTTGCACCTTCCCGCAGCTCTCTGGTTACCAGACGGGCTCTACTACTCCTGATCCTAGCGTGTTATTTATATATATTCAGTCGTTCTTGTGATGTGCTTCAAGTCTCAGCGGATGGATTTTTCATGCGAGCCGGCTTGCGTCATTCCGTCCGGAGCGGAATAATAGCAACAAAAAAACAGCCTGCCGTCTCAATCAAGAGACGACAGGCTGTTGCCCGCGCGGTACCACTCTCGTTGGCGCCCCTGCAAAGAAGCGCCCCCTTAACCACAGCCGCTGAGCGCAATACGAATTGCAGCAACAAGCTGTGCGACCGTAACGGGGCCATCCGTACCGCTCTAATCCGTTGCTGCGCTTGCATACAGGCTCCGACGCTTCGGTCGGGCATCCTACTGCACGGCAACGGTTCAAGCGATCCGCTCCCAGGCGAGCTTCAGCAATCCTTCGGCTGCGTTGCACCACCCCGCAGCTCTCTACTGGCCCCATAGAGCCAAATACCCAGATTTGCCTACTGTTCCTGTTCCTTGCGTTTTGCGAGATCCACTGATCCATCCAACTGTTGAAAAAGACTATACGCCAATCCCTTTACCCCTGTCAAGTCTTCCAGCAGAGATGATTCTACGGTAACGTTATGGTAGAATAGGGGCTTCACAGGAAGCTAACGCAACTTATTCCAGCATTTCATCGTCTAAGCTAGAGCCGAAACACCGTAATAGAGAGGTGAAAAATCAACATGAATACCGATTCCCACGCCGTCTATCCGTCATCCGCGGATTCATCAGTACCACGCCGCGCCGTCAAACGTTCTCCTCTGCCGTTTCTTATCGCCTGGGTCATCATTATCGCTGCCGGCGTCGCCGGAGCATGGTTTTATACGCAGCATATCCAGCAGCAGCTTGCCCTTCAGATTCAGCAGCAGACGAAGGAGCAGATTGCGCAAATGCAGTCTGTGTACGACGCCAAGCTCCAGAAGTTAGAGAGCGGCTACTCGAGCGATATGACTGAGCTTCAAGGCAAGGTCGACAGCCTTAACGAGCTGTTAGCCTTCAACCGTGACAATGCCAGCAGTAAAACGGATAACAGCAATAAGCTGTTTACGCAGCTGAATGATGTCCAGAAGCAGTTGGACGCGCTGAAAAAGAATCTGGAAGTGCTTAAATGAACCAAGAATTAAGCCTCTTCCCTTCCGGGAATAAGAACCCACAGGGCGGGGAGCAGCATCAAACGGATGGACAAGCCCGCCCTAGGTCTAAACGCCCCTTCGATGTGCGCATCCTCAATCGTTGGATGTTGATGGCCACCGCTCCATTTCTCGGAGCGCTCATGTTTCTCATGTTAAGCACGCCGGAAGTCCGACTTCTTGGAGGCGACTCCGCGAGCATAGGCCATGAAGCTGCTACGGGCACGGACCCAGCTACACAGCCCGGCGGAAACGGAGCTGCTACGGGAACAGATTCGACGACACAACCTGGAGATGCCCCCGCTCCTTCGCCCGCGACTGCAATTAGCGGTTCTTTGGACCAGGCGACGGTTGTCGCCGGCCAAACGGCAGACTCCATCAAACGTGCGGCAGAGCTGTATAACCAGACCGGCCAGCGCATGAGTTCCATTGTGCAAACGGCTCGGACGCAAAGCCAGCGCCCGCTGATGATTTATGACCGACGCATCATGATGCCGCTCGGCAGTCCGTCCCGTACGATCCAGTCGGATCGTCTGACGGCGCAGCTTTTCCCGATTAAGGCCCAGAACTTCACCGCCTACGCGCTGAAGATCCGCCTCAAGGACAAGGAAGCCATGAAGCTTGTTATCGGGGGCGACAAACCTGGCAAAGCCGAAACGACATTAGCAGCTGTTAAGCGCTATGATGCGGTCGTCGGAGTAAATGCCGGGGGCTTTGCGGATGACGGCAACGGCCGCCGGTATCCGCTTAGCACAACCGTTATGGGCGGCGAATACGTGAACGGCTTCGAGCCTTCTTATAAAGATCTGTTTTTCGTCGGATTGAATGAGGAGGGAGCGCTGATCGGGGGCAAATACACAAGCCGAGATCAACTCGACCGGGAGCAGCCGAAATTCGGCGTCTCCTTCGTGCCTGTCCTGATGCAGGACGGCATTGCACAGCCGATCCCGCCCAAGTGGCAAATCAGCCCGGCTCGCGCGCCGCGTACCGTCGTTGCCAATTACAAGGATGATCAGCTACTTTTCATCGTTGCCGATGGTTATAATGAGAGCGGCAGCTCCGGCGCAACGCTCGCAGAAATGCAGATTCTGCTGTCCCGCTTCAAAGCGGTTGATGGCTACAATCTCGATGGTGGCGGCTCTTCAACGCTCGTTTTTGACGGCCGCGTCGTCAATAAACCTTCCGACAATCGGCTTCGTCCGGTTGCGACGAACTTCTTGTTCTTCTCTTGATTGATTTCAAAATCAAAAAGTCCCGCAAGCATCTCATCCTCGGATGAGACTGCTTGCGGGACTTTATTTATTTGGAGTGTGCGGCTAAGCTAATTGCCCCCTGCCGGAACCGGCTTAACAGACCAGGCCTCCAAAGACAGGCCAGGGTCGGCCTTCAAGTCCAATTCGTCGAATTGGCCATGTTTCCACTTGAGATGAGCGGCCGCGCCGATCATCGCGGCGTTGTCCGTGCAGAGCGAATGCGGCGGGATGAGCAGCGGCAGCCGCTCGGCCTTGCATAGCTCTGTGAGCCGCGCGCGCAGCCCGCGGTTAGCCGCCACACCGCCGCATAATAGCAGCTGGCGGACGCCGTATTGGCGCGCAGCGCGCATTGCTTTGCCAGTGACGACGTCGATAACCGACTCCTGGAAGCCGCGGGCAAGTGCCGGCACGTCCAGCGGCTGATTTTTCATCCGGGATTGGTTAATGGCCGAAAGCACCGCGGACTTAAGACCGCTGAAGCTGAAGTCGTATGAATCCGGCTCCAGCCAGGAACGCGGCAACTCCACCGCCGATTCTGCCTCCGCAGCCGTCCGGTCCACATGGGGACCGCCAGGATAAGGGAAATGGAGCGCCCTCGCAACTTTGTCATAGGCTTCGCCAACCGCGTCATCCCTTGTGCGCCCGATGATGCGGAATACGCCCTCTTCCTCAAGCAGCACCAGCTCTGTGTGACCGCCGGACACGACTAGCGCAAGACAAGGGTACTCGATCTCATTCACTAGCGCATTGGCGTAAATATGTCCCGCTATATGATGCGTCCCGATCAGCGGAATATTTAGCGCCATTGCCAGACTCATGCCTGATACAATGCCGACCAGCAGCGCACCAACAAGCCCTGGCCCTTGCGTAACCGCCACAGCGGACAGATCGCGCGGCTGCACGCCGGCTTCCTGGAGCGCCTGTTCGATGATGAGCGTAATGACTTCCACATGCTTGCGGGAGGCTATCTCCGGCACGACACCGCCGAACAGGCGATGCGTCTCAATCTGACTGGATACAATATTGCTCAAAATTTCCTTGCCGCCACGGATAACCGCAGCGGACGTCTCATCGCAGCTCGTCTCGATTGCGAGAATCAAAGCCGCGCTTTCATCTACCTTCATTGCGCCCTTCCCTTCGCTCCGCTGCGATCCAGCTCTGCCCACATGATCAGTGCATCTTCGTTGTTGTCCGAATAGTACCCAGGACGGATGCCGGACGGCTCAAATCCGAATTTGCGGTATAGCGACTGCGCTACCTCATTGGTCACGCGCACCTCAAGCGTCATCCGTGATGCACCCAGGAATTGGGCGAGCTTTTGCAGCTCCGAGAGCAGCCGCGTACCGAGCTTGCGGCCCCGGAATGCGCTGTTAACAGCGATATTGGTCACATGTGCCTCATCCATAATGAGCCACATTCCGCCATAACCGATAATTTCACCGTGAAGCTCCATCACCATGTACCGCGCAAAATGATTATGAGTCAGCTCGTTGACAAAAGCGTCCGAAGTCCAGGGAGAGGTGAAAGCTTCATGCTCAATGGCGATGATAGAGGGGATGTCATCCAGCCTCATGGATCGGAATACGAGACCACCGTCTCCACGATCGTCCGCCTGCTCCTGCAAACGGTCAAAGTCCGCCATCGTTCTTCGCCTCCCCGGGTTTTTCCAGTAGTTTAACTTCCGCTTCAGCCAACTGCGTGTAGTTAGGAACAAATCCGTGCGGATCATCTGTTTCACCTCCGGCAAGGCGCCGTCTCCCTAGCCAAGCGACGGAACGCCCGTCTATCGTATGGGGCACCCTGAGGACAGCCGTCCCTTGCAGCCCATCCTGTGCCAATGACTCCAACAGTTGGATTCCTTGCTCATGCTTGTCCAGATCTCCTGTGAAAAGAATGAACGCTGGCCGCTGGGCCGTATCCATCGCATTCAGCCTGTCCGCCAACTGGGCGGCCCATGACTCCATTAGACGCAGCCCATCGGTGTCCAGTCGGCTCCATGAGGCGTCCAGCGGCAGCCATTCGCCGCTTGCGGCGGAGGCTTCGGCTGCTGGAGCAGCTACCGATGCGGCAGGTGAGGCTCCGGTAGCATGCCCAGCGGAAGCATCGCCTGCTGGAGCAGCCGCCAATACGGCATACTTGGCTTGCTCAGCTGAAACGGATGCGGTATGGCTATCAGCGGCAGCCCCACCCTCAACGGCGTAACCGTGAGCTGTGGGCAATTCTACGGCCCCCGCGACAAACAGAGCCGTATACACCTGGCCGCGGCGGGCGTCAAGCAGCGGTACGATCCAGCCGGAACCTGTGGGTACAATGCGCTCTTCCCCCATATGCTTATCTCCGGCTCCGGCTTGCTCAACAACCGGAGCTCCAGCGCCATCGGCGTTTGCCGAGCTGGCGGCCCACCATGCGCCGACGGCCAGGCTTTCCAGCGAGGAGACGCCAAGCAGCGGCACGACCCATGTCCAGGCGAGAGTTTTGGCGATGGATGCGGCAATTCGCACCCCGGTATACGAACCGGGGCCTCGTCCTGCGGCGATACCCGCCAATTGCGAGCCGTCAATGCCGGCAGCCTTCAGCAATCGCTGCACCGCCGGCACAGCATGCGCGGAATGGTTGCGCTCTGCCAGCGACTGAATGCTGCCGAGCAGTTCATTCCCACGCACAAGCGCAGCCGCCAGCATCGGCGTAGACGAGTCGATGGCCAGAACCAATGCCTCTGAATCGGGCCGGATGGCTCCATTTTGCAGCATTACAAGCTCATCGCTGCCCGATTGGGCTGACACAGCTCCCTTTTGCACAGGCTGTCCAGCTAAGCTTAAATCAGCAGAAGAGGCATCACTTAACACGGAAGCAGGTACTTCCTTCTCGATGTTAGCGCTCATGCTTCACCGCCTCCTTCCACCAGCAAGGAAAGCTCCCCGCACCAAGCCGCATAACGTGGCCCCTTGCCGCGAATCGCAATGAGGCGCCCCTCATCGCCCAGATGCGTCAAATGAATCTCCAGTCGCTCCTCCGGCAGCAGCTCGGGAATGAGGCTTGCCCATTCCACCAGCGACACTCCAGGACCATAGAAATAATCGTCCAGTCCGAGTTCATCTGCTTCTGGCAGAGATAATCTGTATACATCCATATGATAAAGCGGCAGCCTGCCGCTTTCATATTCTTTTATAATCGTAAAGGTAGGGCTGTTAACCACTCCCTGCACACCAAGCCCGGCGGCAAACGCCTGCGAGAATCGGGTCTTGCCCGCTCCCAGATCGCCGTCCAGCGCAATCACAGTACCCGGCTCCGCACGCGAGGCCAGCAGACCGGCAAGTCTTACCGTATCCGCTTCACTGCGAGCGCTCCACTGCGTCTCGGCTGTTCCATCCATCATCTATTTCACCCTGCCCTCTGACATGCTGCATCCGATCACGGAATCTTGTTCCCATTATATCGGCCGACCCTCCCTGCCGCAACCAAAGCTGGACCGACTGGTATTCGGGGAGCACAAAAAAAGCTCCGCCCCAGGGACTTCCCCGGACCGGAGCTATATAAGCTTCTCAGCATATATTCTTCGTTAATGGATGTCCCGCTTTTTGAAGCGGCCGCCCTTCACGTCATGGATGTTGCCAACGGCCAGAAACGCCGCCGAGTCCATGTCGGATACGATTGATTTGAGCTTGGCTTCCTCAAGTCTAGTGATGACAACAAAAATGACCTTTTTGTCGCCGCCTGTAAAGCCGCCCTCTCCATTAAGATAGGTAACGCCGCGACCGAGACGGCTCATAATCGCCTCACCGATATCCCGATACTCGTCACTAATGATCCAAGCTGCCTTGGACTCATCAAAGCCCTCAATAACGATGTCGATCACCTTGTAGGCTATGTAATACGCGATCAGCGAGTACATGGCCCGATCCCACGAGAACAGAAATCCAGCGCCGGATAAAATGAACAGATTGACGAACATGACGATCTCACCAACGGAAAACGGCATTTTCTTGGAAAATAAAATCGCAACAATCTCCGTCCCGTCCAGCGACCCGCCGAACCGAATAACCAAGCCTACGCCGGCGCCAAGCACGATCCCGCCGAAGATCGAAGCAAGGAATTCATCGATTGTAACCGGATCAACATTATGCAGCAAAAACGTCGTCAGCGACATGACCGCGATTCCGTATAATGTGGAGAACGCGAATGTTTTGCCGATCTGCTTGTAGCCTAGAAACAGAAACGGCAGGTTGAGCACAAAGAGAAAAAGGCCGAGTGGAACGTCTGGAATGTAAGAAAGCATATCTGTAATGTAAGAAAGCATAATTGATATGCCGGTAATACCGCCATCAATGATGTTGTTCGGAACGAGAAAAATTTCCAATCCAACCGCCATCAGTACCGCGCCGATTGTCAGAAAGATTCCTCTCTTGATCACTTCGTACAAAGGCAGCTTCAAATGCTGTCCCTTCACCGTAGCCATAACCCCCACTCCCCCTCTAGTTGTCTATAATTCAATTATAAAGTATCTTACCGTGAAATTAAAGGATTTTAGCTCATTTTAGGCAAAAAAACTCCTATTCTGCTACTTTATCTGTATTTATTGCTCGTTATATTCATTTCTCTCTTGTTATCTCGGTTTTTGAATTAATTTTGATTGATGACTTGTCTTTACCTTCTTTATATTTATTTTGGGGATTGCGCCATAGACCGGATTTCGCATAAAGTGATCGTATTCGATTGCTTTTTACTAAGGCAGCATTCATAGGAGGAATAGATATGTCCCGTAATAGAAAAAAAGCTTCCGGAAAGCCAAAAGCTTCACAGCAACAGTATGAACTGGATTCAACAAGACTGACCTGGATGCGCAAACCTCAGACTCAGATCAAGCCTAATCACAAACAAGAAGAGCGCCGCTCCTGGTGCCGTAAGGCAAAGGACGACGGCGCTTTTTTGTTGCTTGCATAAGCTGTAACGACGAGTCCTTAGTTCTCCCGCTCCGGCTTGCCCTCGTGTAACTGGTCGACGGATACGGTCTGCGTGTTTTGAGGCGTTGTACCGACTTGTACAGTAGCCATGCCGTTTGCCTCGTCTACATTTTCGATCCAAACCGAATGCCCACCCAGATGTACCGCTACCATTTCCGAAGAATCATAAATTTCCATCGCGCGTTTCACGTCCATTCAAACAACCTCCATTCCAAGTTCTCTATTCAGTCACCAACCAATTTCTCTATTGAGCCAACAGCTTCAGTCCGCCATCAATTGACCTTTGATTCGTCCCAGTTCCTTCGAGGGATCCTTCTCCGGTACGGCTGGCAAGCCAATGTCTTCCTCTAGCATCATCGTGTCGGTCGTCGACTCACCAATATGACCATTGTGAATAGTCACCTGGCCGCCGCCAAGCCCCTCACCGACCATCCGGTCGATATCCATTTCATAATCCACACGTCCGCCATGATCATTCGTATGTCCAACACCGGCGTCGGTGCCCCTTTGCGCGTCCCCTTGCTGCAGCGAGCCATCCAGCTCGGTGCTCATTTCTACATCCAAGGATTCCAGGCTCTGTTCATCCCGACTGTTAGCGAGCATATGCCGATTGTCCAGCTCCTGCTCCAGCTTGCGGCGAATCTCTTCTTCTTTCATTATAGTTCAGCCTCCCTTCGCTTCAGCTCCGCGCCATGCATCAGCGGCTGCCTCCAGCCCTAAAACCAATATGCCCGGCGCCCGGCGCATTCATGCATGGGATCGGCTGCGCAAAGGAACACTTAGAGTAATATTAGCCGGCGAACCGGCGCTAAGGAGGCATGACCCTACCGTGCATACCGTATGGAAAGGCGCGATTAGCTTCGGACTCGTCCACGTCCCCGTCAAAATGTTTTCCGCTACAGAAGACAAAGATATTTCCTTGCGCATGCTGCATTCCGTATGTGGCAGTCCGATTGCCTACGTTAGAGAGTGTCCCGTTTGCGACAAGAAGGTGGAGTGGAACGAAATTATCAAGGGTTATGAATATGAAAAAGGCCGCTTTGTTACCTTT
This window contains:
- a CDS encoding ATP-binding cassette, subfamily F, member 3, whose protein sequence is MLLQVNDLSKNYGITTILSNISFQIQERERVGLVGVNGAGKSTLLQILAGLMSHDGGIIHRSKETKIGYLAQNSGLQSDRSIIEEMRAVFSALIETEQELRRLEHEIADPALHKDEKRYGDTLERYARRSDWFRDQGGFEINTRIKSVLHGMGFGETDPNTSVSTLSGGQKTRLALARILLQAPDLLMLDEPTNHLDIATLTWLEDYLRSYSGAILVVSHDRYFLDATVGTIIEIERHQAKRYAGNYSRFVELKEAEFESAMKQFEKQQDEITRMEEFVRRNIVRASTTKRAQSRRKALDRMDRMDRPQGDLKRAHFRFEIERTTGRDVLDVSNLSVGYSDNPEPVFRETALRLERGDTAALIGPNGIGKSTLLKALIGKQETLSGTIRWGTHVKLGYYDQEQSELTGNNTVLEEVWGAFPGVEEARIRTVLGNFLFSGDDVKKRVSSLSGGEKARVALAKLMLLQANVLILDEPTNHLDLYSKEVLESALLDYEGTLLFISHDRYFLNKIAERMIELTPVGTVDYLGNYDDMIEKKKELEELRLEAREASRGATAAKPGAGPSGSALSSDRQAAADKPTGGASSYEADKQARRDERARQRRVEQLESDIARLEAQASELELRLADPEVYQDYVQVQTVQEELTAVKGQLEAVYSEWEGLLG
- a CDS encoding 2-isopropylmalate synthase — protein: MTQSNQPQQYTSNEAHSVSESQTLGSFQSSPVGSIETKPRTIQIFDTTLRDGEQSPGAAIAPERKIIIARQLARLGIDVIEPGFAVSSPGEFAAIEQISRELQGVEIVGFARAVKGDIDAAVKATQDAARRRLHIFISSSDIHLQYQLRMSRAEVIARTREVLAYGKQFVQEIEFSAMDATRSDLDFLTELTEVAIAEGATIINLPDTLGYALPEEISHMFTSVRRGARGGDTVRYSAHCHDDLGLAAANSLAAVRAGASQVEVTVNGIGERAGNCSLEELVMILDTRASAIGVKTNINQSEIFETSRLVSRMMHFPVAFNKPIVGRNAFQHESGIHQDGLLKNRSTYEIMDPEAMGIPRSMIVLGKHSGRHAIKHRLAEFGIELEGEQLDAVYAAFKVKADSQKMVTDEQLIRIAGEQTETQPDPYVLTDLQVMSGSRSVRSATVTLRDWSGREAVYAAAGAGPLEAVISCIRQGIPDASELEDLELHSLSTGEDAHGEAVVSVLMNGERYRGTSVHADIVFAAAEAYVAACNAAILSSRVHKSNKKSVDNVDNIQG
- a CDS encoding Predicted protein produces the protein MNQELSLFPSGNKNPQGGEQHQTDGQARPRSKRPFDVRILNRWMLMATAPFLGALMFLMLSTPEVRLLGGDSASIGHEAATGTDPATQPGGNGAATGTDSTTQPGDAPAPSPATAISGSLDQATVVAGQTADSIKRAAELYNQTGQRMSSIVQTARTQSQRPLMIYDRRIMMPLGSPSRTIQSDRLTAQLFPIKAQNFTAYALKIRLKDKEAMKLVIGGDKPGKAETTLAAVKRYDAVVGVNAGGFADDGNGRRYPLSTTVMGGEYVNGFEPSYKDLFFVGLNEEGALIGGKYTSRDQLDREQPKFGVSFVPVLMQDGIAQPIPPKWQISPARAPRTVVANYKDDQLLFIVADGYNESGSSGATLAEMQILLSRFKAVDGYNLDGGGSSTLVFDGRVVNKPSDNRLRPVATNFLFFS
- a CDS encoding N6-L-threonylcarbamoyladenine synthase; protein product: MKVDESAALILAIETSCDETSAAVIRGGKEILSNIVSSQIETHRLFGGVVPEIASRKHVEVITLIIEQALQEAGVQPRDLSAVAVTQGPGLVGALLVGIVSGMSLAMALNIPLIGTHHIAGHIYANALVNEIEYPCLALVVSGGHTELVLLEEEGVFRIIGRTRDDAVGEAYDKVARALHFPYPGGPHVDRTAAEAESAVELPRSWLEPDSYDFSFSGLKSAVLSAINQSRMKNQPLDVPALARGFQESVIDVVTGKAMRAARQYGVRQLLLCGGVAANRGLRARLTELCKAERLPLLIPPHSLCTDNAAMIGAAAHLKWKHGQFDELDLKADPGLSLEAWSVKPVPAGGN
- a CDS encoding tRNA threonylcarbamoyladenosine biosynthesis protein TsaE, coding for MDGTAETQWSARSEADTVRLAGLLASRAEPGTVIALDGDLGAGKTRFSQAFAAGLGVQGVVNSPTFTIIKEYESGRLPLYHMDVYRLSLPEADELGLDDYFYGPGVSLVEWASLIPELLPEERLEIHLTHLGDEGRLIAIRGKGPRYAAWCGELSLLVEGGGEA
- a CDS encoding tRNA threonylcarbamoyladenosine biosynthesis protein TsaB is translated as MSANIEKEVPASVLSDASSADLSLAGQPVQKGAVSAQSGSDELVMLQNGAIRPDSEALVLAIDSSTPMLAAALVRGNELLGSIQSLAERNHSAHAVPAVQRLLKAAGIDGSQLAGIAAGRGPGSYTGVRIAASIAKTLAWTWVVPLLGVSSLESLAVGAWWAASSANADGAGAPVVEQAGAGDKHMGEERIVPTGSGWIVPLLDARRGQVYTALFVAGAVELPTAHGYAVEGGAAADSHTASVSAEQAKYAVLAAAPAGDASAGHATGASPAASVAAPAAEASAASGEWLPLDASWSRLDTDGLRLMESWAAQLADRLNAMDTAQRPAFILFTGDLDKHEQGIQLLESLAQDGLQGTAVLRVPHTIDGRSVAWLGRRRLAGGETDDPHGFVPNYTQLAEAEVKLLEKPGEAKNDGGL
- a CDS encoding ribosomal-protein-alanine N-acetyltransferase, whose protein sequence is MADFDRLQEQADDRGDGGLVFRSMRLDDIPSIIAIEHEAFTSPWTSDAFVNELTHNHFARYMVMELHGEIIGYGGMWLIMDEAHVTNIAVNSAFRGRKLGTRLLSELQKLAQFLGASRMTLEVRVTNEVAQSLYRKFGFEPSGIRPGYYSDNNEDALIMWAELDRSGAKGRAQ